In Candidatus Cetobacterium colombiensis, one genomic interval encodes:
- a CDS encoding FeoA family protein yields MTPLVFAEQNKEFVIKEIKGRDQDKNRLTEKGFCIGNKICLLRDDQSNYIVKINDTKYVLNFGLANKIIIDNE; encoded by the coding sequence ATGACGCCATTAGTTTTTGCAGAGCAAAATAAAGAATTTGTTATAAAAGAGATAAAAGGAAGAGATCAAGATAAGAATAGACTTACAGAAAAAGGATTTTGTATCGGAAACAAAATTTGTTTATTAAGAGATGATCAAAGTAATTATATAGTTAAGATAAATGATACTAAATATGTTTTAAATTTTGGTTTAGCAAATAAAATAATAATAGATAATGAATAG
- a CDS encoding tRNA lysidine(34) synthetase — MEEIVFETKKEMVEYSIRKTYRKKIWSKFTKAIKDFDLIQDGDKIAVGVSGGKDSLLLSKLFQELKRDKSKKFEVAFISMNPGFGALDLEQFKINLEELGIPCEIFDANVWEIAFEASPESPCFLCAKMRRGVLYKKVEELGYNKLALGHHFDDLVETTLINMFYAGTTKTMIPKVKSTSGKLELIRPLIYIKENDIINFTKKNEIMAMACGCPIESGKVDSKRKEIKNLLTTLEKTNPQIKQSIFNSMRNINLDYVLGYVSEDKKGD, encoded by the coding sequence ATGGAAGAAATAGTTTTTGAAACAAAAAAAGAGATGGTAGAATACTCTATAAGAAAAACTTATAGAAAAAAAATATGGTCAAAATTTACTAAAGCTATAAAAGATTTTGATTTAATTCAAGATGGAGATAAAATTGCAGTAGGAGTTTCTGGAGGTAAGGATAGTTTATTATTATCAAAATTATTCCAAGAGCTAAAAAGAGATAAGAGCAAAAAGTTTGAAGTAGCTTTTATTTCAATGAATCCAGGATTTGGAGCTTTGGATTTAGAACAATTTAAAATAAACTTAGAAGAGTTAGGAATTCCTTGCGAAATTTTTGACGCCAATGTTTGGGAAATTGCTTTTGAAGCCTCACCTGAGAGTCCTTGTTTTTTATGTGCAAAAATGAGAAGAGGAGTTTTATATAAAAAAGTCGAAGAATTAGGATATAATAAATTAGCTTTAGGACATCATTTTGATGATCTAGTAGAAACTACTTTAATAAATATGTTTTATGCAGGTACAACTAAAACAATGATACCAAAAGTAAAATCAACAAGTGGAAAATTAGAACTAATTAGACCACTAATTTATATAAAAGAGAATGATATAATAAACTTTACTAAAAAGAATGAAATAATGGCTATGGCATGTGGATGTCCTATTGAATCTGGAAAAGTAGATTCAAAAAGAAAAGAGATTAAAAATTTATTAACAACATTAGAAAAGACAAATCCTCAAATAAAGCAGAGTATATTTAACTCGATGAGAAATATTAATTTAGATTATGTTTTAGGATATGTATCAGAGGATAAAAAAGGAGATTAG
- a CDS encoding tRNA 2-thiocytidine biosynthesis TtcA family protein — MLKLNSLEELNGYSFQSFIFEVQEDKVLINNLKDQIKIEILYSQNKKMKLIEKIYKQTGLKIALNKLEDKELLAFIQDKGFEKTLWSPIGKAMHDYNMIEEGDRIAIGISGGKDSLTVLNALVRIKKISGIKFEIFPIHIHPVEEGGKYQEIKEYCNKLGVELQVIETSIGESILTNEELKNPCFICARVRRGLLYKEMKKQNINKLILGHHKDDLIETFLLNVFYQGNMGVMKPAYYSEEYGLKVIRPLAYVEEKEIIRYAKKLSLPILHNDCPYETSENSKRLKVKKLIEDLSKDSPNIRSVMLNSIKDLFV; from the coding sequence GTGCTAAAATTAAATAGTTTAGAAGAATTAAATGGTTATTCATTTCAATCTTTTATTTTTGAAGTTCAAGAAGATAAAGTTTTGATTAATAATCTAAAGGACCAAATTAAAATAGAAATATTATATTCTCAGAATAAAAAAATGAAATTAATTGAAAAAATATATAAGCAAACAGGATTGAAAATAGCTTTAAATAAATTAGAAGATAAAGAATTGTTGGCTTTTATTCAAGATAAAGGATTTGAAAAAACATTATGGAGCCCAATAGGTAAAGCAATGCATGATTATAATATGATTGAAGAAGGGGATCGAATAGCTATTGGAATTTCAGGTGGAAAAGATAGTCTTACTGTTTTAAATGCTCTTGTAAGAATAAAAAAAATATCAGGAATAAAATTTGAAATATTTCCTATCCATATTCACCCTGTTGAAGAGGGAGGGAAGTATCAAGAGATAAAAGAATATTGCAATAAATTAGGTGTAGAATTACAAGTTATAGAGACTTCTATTGGAGAAAGTATTTTAACAAATGAAGAATTAAAAAATCCATGTTTTATTTGTGCAAGAGTTAGAAGAGGACTTTTATATAAAGAGATGAAAAAGCAAAATATAAATAAGTTGATTTTAGGTCATCATAAAGATGATTTAATTGAAACATTTTTATTAAATGTTTTTTATCAAGGAAATATGGGAGTTATGAAACCAGCATATTATTCAGAAGAATATGGATTGAAAGTTATAAGACCATTAGCTTATGTAGAAGAAAAAGAAATAATAAGATATGCAAAAAAACTATCTTTACCAATTCTTCATAATGATTGTCCTTATGAAACTAGTGAGAATTCAAAAAGATTAAAGGTAAAAAAATTAATCGAAGATTTATCCAAAGATAGTCCAAATATAAGAAGTGTTATGCTGAATAGCATAAAAGATCTATTTGTATAA
- a CDS encoding C-GCAxxG-C-C family (seleno)protein translates to MNKKANYIKGQLNCAESIIDSFNKNNNTNIPVALGSGMGSGVTIGSLCGAINAAVLVIGYLKGRENHLEENKAKVLSNQLLKEIKLKYGSELCISLKKSEISCHEIVDFTYEKLENILNENKE, encoded by the coding sequence ATGAATAAAAAAGCAAACTATATTAAAGGACAATTAAATTGCGCTGAATCAATTATTGATTCTTTCAACAAAAATAACAATACAAACATCCCAGTTGCTCTAGGTAGCGGAATGGGGTCTGGAGTAACTATTGGTAGTCTTTGTGGAGCTATTAATGCCGCTGTTCTTGTTATTGGTTATTTAAAAGGAAGAGAGAATCACTTAGAAGAAAACAAGGCAAAAGTTTTATCTAATCAATTATTGAAAGAGATTAAACTTAAATATGGTTCAGAACTTTGCATAAGTTTAAAAAAATCTGAAATTAGCTGTCACGAAATTGTAGATTTTACTTATGAAAAACTAGAAAATATTTTAAACGAAAACAAGGAGTAA